One Synechococcus sp. Nb3U1 genomic window, TTTGATTTGATTTTCTTTGATTTTCTGACTTGATCTATCGATACGATTGCGAGGTTTTTTCATGCTCTCAAGACCTCATTCCCGGCGCAGCTTATTGCGAGGGTTGGGCGCCGCCGGGGCTGGGATCCTAACAGGCAGGATCTATCCAACCGTACAAGCAGCCGACATCGAGCCAGTGGTGGATCCGAGTTCTCTGGAGAAGCCCAATTTGACGGTGGGCTATGTGCCGGTCAACGATTGTGCCCCGTTTGCAGTGGCCTATGAGAAGGGCTTCTTTCGGAAATATGGGCTGAATGTCCGCCTCAATCGCGAATCTAGTTGGGCCAACTCTCGGGATGGGGTAATCTTCGGGCGGTTGGATGCTTCGCCTGTGGTGGCCGGGGCTGTAACCAATGCCCGCTTGGGGGCGGAAGGAGCGCGGCGAGCGCCTATGTGTGCGGCCATGACCATTCACCGCCACGGCAATGCCATGACCATGAACCCTGCCATGTGGGAGGCTGGCTTGCGGCCTTGGTATGAGTATGCCGGGAATCTAGAAGCCTTTGGGCGAGACTTTCGTGGCTACTTTCAAACTTTGCCCAGCCAGCGGCGACTGTGGGCCACGGTGCTCAGTTCGGCCATTTACGAATACTTCATCCGGTATTTGGCCGCTGATGCCGGGATCAATCCGATCGCAGGGTTTCGTATCATCATCATTCCGCCGCCCCAGATGGTGACCAACATTCGTATTGGCGCCATGCAAGCCTACATGGTGGCGGAGCCATGGAATACCCGCGCCATCACGGGCAATGAGGGGGTAGGGTTCACCTTCGCCCATGGCAAAGAGGTCTGGCGAGGTCATCCCGACCGGGTGTTGGCGGTGATGGAGAACTTTATTGAAAAGAATCCTCGCACCTATCGCGCCCTGGTGATGGCGATGATCGAGGCTTGTCGCTACTGCGATGAACACCGGGAGGAGATAGCAGAATTGATCTCGGCCCGAGCCTATACGGGTGCCCCAACTCGCTACACCAGCCCCGCCATTGTCGGGAACTATAACTACGGCGGCTTTGATGAACAGGATCGCATCCGCCAGATGCCAGACAGCACGCTATTTTTCCGGCTTCCGGAGGATTTGCCCCATCCCGAGCAAGATCACTCCACCTTTCTATGGCAATCCCAGGGCATCTGGCTAGTTACTCAGGCGGCCCGTTGGGGTCAGATCCCGGAGATCCCCGCTGATGTAGAAGAGCGGATCCGACGGGCTTGGCGCACCGATCTCTACCGGGACATTGCCGCTGATATGGGGATCCCCTGCCCGGCGGAGGATTTCAAGCTTGAGCCAGCAGAAGTATTTATCGACAACAAAGCCTTTGATGCGGGTGACCCAGTGGGCTATCTGAATAGCTTTGAGATTCGAGCCAATCGCCCGTTAGCTTTTTATCCGTCATAAGGTCAAGACGTTGAGTCCAATCCAGTTCCAAAGATTCTTCTTCTCACTGCGCCAAGTGCATACTGACGTGAACACTCTTCACCGGAGATCTCACCATGAAGACCCAAAAAACATTACAGTCCTCTCCGTTTTTGCGCCCAATTTT contains:
- a CDS encoding CmpA/NrtA family ABC transporter substrate-binding protein, with the translated sequence MLSRPHSRRSLLRGLGAAGAGILTGRIYPTVQAADIEPVVDPSSLEKPNLTVGYVPVNDCAPFAVAYEKGFFRKYGLNVRLNRESSWANSRDGVIFGRLDASPVVAGAVTNARLGAEGARRAPMCAAMTIHRHGNAMTMNPAMWEAGLRPWYEYAGNLEAFGRDFRGYFQTLPSQRRLWATVLSSAIYEYFIRYLAADAGINPIAGFRIIIIPPPQMVTNIRIGAMQAYMVAEPWNTRAITGNEGVGFTFAHGKEVWRGHPDRVLAVMENFIEKNPRTYRALVMAMIEACRYCDEHREEIAELISARAYTGAPTRYTSPAIVGNYNYGGFDEQDRIRQMPDSTLFFRLPEDLPHPEQDHSTFLWQSQGIWLVTQAARWGQIPEIPADVEERIRRAWRTDLYRDIAADMGIPCPAEDFKLEPAEVFIDNKAFDAGDPVGYLNSFEIRANRPLAFYPS